The Odocoileus virginianus isolate 20LAN1187 ecotype Illinois chromosome 3, Ovbor_1.2, whole genome shotgun sequence genome includes a window with the following:
- the HSH2D gene encoding hematopoietic SH2 domain-containing protein isoform X1: protein MGTRLDQEESQGWRGPEKQEEPSGGTGPPSPLEAMTEARRLPPPLPPRLDWFVQTQVDQLTHEGVPEWFHGAISREDAENLLESQPLGSFLIRVSHSHVGYTLSYKAQNCCHHFMVKLLDDGSFMIPGEERAHDSLDALVTFYQQQPLRPHGDLLMQSCPQKDPENVDYEDLFLYSNALAEEATSSALGFNEHQIPSSYPMAPLKEASAKPGLLHQSKERKLSARLAGASMEGPLREAHQKLWRNLKMLPKTGKKVQQQLKSHLVALSSSSVTNGSETGTGDTAWENHVGKDRFVATSPASPQQPGAPRDRQGPSRKTSRSVSWSEATSKVRDWHQTVVRVLSLQASKPDPVDLREPQDSLPEEYRPPPPFAPGYC, encoded by the exons ATGGGAACCAGGCTGGACCAGGAGGAGAGCCAGGGCTGGCGGGGTCCAGAGAAGCAGGAAGAACCTTCCGGGGGCACTG GTCCCCCCTCACCCCTGGAAGCCATGACTGAGGCCAGAAGGCTGCCCCCACCACTGCCTCCACGACTGGACTGGTTCGTGCAGACGCAGGTGGACCAGCTGACCCATGAAGGGGTCCCTGAATGGTTCCATGGTGCCATCTCGAGAGA GGATGCTGAGAACTTGCTGGAGTCACAGCCCCTGGGATCCTTCCTCATCAGGGTCAGTCACAGTCACGTGGGCTACACACTGTCTTACAA AGCTCAGAACTGCTGCCACCACTTCATGGTGAAACTGTTGGATGATGGGAGCTTCATGATCCCTGGGGAAGAGAGGGCCCATGATTCTCTAGATGCTTTGGTCACCTTCTATCAGCAGCAGCCACTGCGGCCACATGGGGACTTGCTGATGCAATCCTGCCCACAG AAGGATCCAGAAAATGTGGATTATGAAGATCTCTTCCTTTACTCCAACGCATTGGCTGAAGAAGCCACCAGCTCTGCCCTTGGCTTCAACGAACATCAAATTCCCTCCTCTTATCCCATGGCCCCGCTCAAGGAG GCCTCTGCAAAGCCAGGCCTGCTCCATCAGTCAAAGGAAAGGAAGCTGTCAGCAAGGCTGGCAGGTGCATCCATGGAGGGTCCTCTTCGGGAGGCtcatcagaaactctggaggaaCCTCAAGATGCTCCCCAAGACAGGCAAGAAGGTCCAGCAGCAGCTGAAATCCCACCTGGTGGCTTTGAGCTCATCGTCAGTGACCAACGGCTCGGAAACCGGGACAGGTGACACAGCCTGGGAAAATCACGTCGGCAAGGACCGCTTTGTGGCCACGTCCCCCGCGAGCCCCCAACAGCCTGGAGCTCCCAGAGACAGACAGGGCCCCTCCAGGAAAACCTCAAGGTCCGTCAGCTGGAGCGAGGCAACCTCGAAGGTCAGGGACTGGCACCAGACAGTAGTAAGGGTCCTGTCCTTACAGGCGTCCAAGCCAGACCCAGTGGACTTGAGAGAGCCACAGGACTCTCTCCCCGAGGAGTACCGCCCCCCGCCACCCTTCGCCCCTGGGTACTGCTAG
- the HSH2D gene encoding hematopoietic SH2 domain-containing protein isoform X2 has translation MKGSLNGSMVPSRERMLRTCWSHSPWDPSSSGAQNCCHHFMVKLLDDGSFMIPGEERAHDSLDALVTFYQQQPLRPHGDLLMQSCPQKDPENVDYEDLFLYSNALAEEATSSALGFNEHQIPSSYPMAPLKEASAKPGLLHQSKERKLSARLAGASMEGPLREAHQKLWRNLKMLPKTGKKVQQQLKSHLVALSSSSVTNGSETGTGDTAWENHVGKDRFVATSPASPQQPGAPRDRQGPSRKTSRSVSWSEATSKVRDWHQTVVRVLSLQASKPDPVDLREPQDSLPEEYRPPPPFAPGYC, from the exons ATGAAGGGGTCCCTGAATGGTTCCATGGTGCCATCTCGAGAGA GGATGCTGAGAACTTGCTGGAGTCACAGCCCCTGGGATCCTTCCTCATCAGG AGCTCAGAACTGCTGCCACCACTTCATGGTGAAACTGTTGGATGATGGGAGCTTCATGATCCCTGGGGAAGAGAGGGCCCATGATTCTCTAGATGCTTTGGTCACCTTCTATCAGCAGCAGCCACTGCGGCCACATGGGGACTTGCTGATGCAATCCTGCCCACAG AAGGATCCAGAAAATGTGGATTATGAAGATCTCTTCCTTTACTCCAACGCATTGGCTGAAGAAGCCACCAGCTCTGCCCTTGGCTTCAACGAACATCAAATTCCCTCCTCTTATCCCATGGCCCCGCTCAAGGAG GCCTCTGCAAAGCCAGGCCTGCTCCATCAGTCAAAGGAAAGGAAGCTGTCAGCAAGGCTGGCAGGTGCATCCATGGAGGGTCCTCTTCGGGAGGCtcatcagaaactctggaggaaCCTCAAGATGCTCCCCAAGACAGGCAAGAAGGTCCAGCAGCAGCTGAAATCCCACCTGGTGGCTTTGAGCTCATCGTCAGTGACCAACGGCTCGGAAACCGGGACAGGTGACACAGCCTGGGAAAATCACGTCGGCAAGGACCGCTTTGTGGCCACGTCCCCCGCGAGCCCCCAACAGCCTGGAGCTCCCAGAGACAGACAGGGCCCCTCCAGGAAAACCTCAAGGTCCGTCAGCTGGAGCGAGGCAACCTCGAAGGTCAGGGACTGGCACCAGACAGTAGTAAGGGTCCTGTCCTTACAGGCGTCCAAGCCAGACCCAGTGGACTTGAGAGAGCCACAGGACTCTCTCCCCGAGGAGTACCGCCCCCCGCCACCCTTCGCCCCTGGGTACTGCTAG